ACTTCTTCCAAACCCTTGTGCTTAGAGAAATCGTGGGAGGCAGTGCATGAACAAACGACCGAATATCCTCTTTATCAATACGGATCAGCAATCTTGGAACGCTGTTTCCGCTTATGGAAATCCATACGTGCACACGCCGAACATTGACCGCCTCCACCGAAACGGGACATCTTTCATGCGTTCTTACTGTAGCGATCCGGTATGTGCTGCTACGCGATCAAGTTGGGCAACGGGACTTTACACTTCAGAGACGGGGGTGCCTTTTAACGGTGGGCATATGCACGAGGAAATTCAGGATATTGGACAAATTCTGAATGCCAGCGGATACAACGCTTTCCATTGTGGCAAGTGGCACGTACCGGGTAGAAATGTCCGCGAAAGTTTCCACACCCTGTATTATGGCAAACGTGACATCGGTGCAGGTGGTGGGGAATATTACGATTCAGCTTCTACGCACGCTGTGATAGATTTTCTGACAACCTACGACGGTAACGCACCATTCTACCTACAGATTGGTTACGTCAATCCGCACGATGTGTGTGAATATCTGCACAACCACGAGGAAAAGCGCATTCCAAATCCGTTGCGGCAGGGAATTGTTACTGAAGATGACTTGCCGCCGCTGCCTGAAAACTTCCATTACGATGAAAGCGAAACTGTGTTGCAGCAGGTCTGCCGCAGAACCGATGACGCGCTCATTCACTCGGCAATTCTGAATGGAGTGCGAGACTGGGACGAGTTCCATTGGCGGTATTTGATCTGGAACTATTACCGATTCATCGAAAAGGTTGATGCGGAGATCGGTATCGTGCTTAACGTACTTGAACAGACACCTTTCTGCGACGACACGATTATCGTCTTCAGTGCAGATCACGGCGAAGCGTGTGGCAGTCATCAGATGTTTCAAAAGTTCACGCTATACGAGGAAAGCATTCGTGTCCCGTTCATCGTTGCTTGCTTGGGGGACGGTGTGCCGGTACAGAAAAACCGTTTCGATAGGGAACATTTTATCTCTGGCGTGGATGTGGTCCCCACAGTTTATGATTATGCTGGTATAGATGCGCCGGAATCCGTGCAGGTCGAGCGAGGCGAAATTCCAAGAATTGGAGGTATGAGCGTGCGTCCGCTTGCAGAAGGTGATGTAAGACCTTGGCGTGAATTCGCCTATGTGGAAAGCAATTACTGGGGACGAGCGGTTGTCGCGGATAGATATAAATATGTTACGGAGTATAAGCCTGCTGACCCGGAGGATTTCCGTCCGCCGGGACCGGACGCATCGCGTCTTGGACGGGCGCAGCTTTTCGATCTACAGGAAGATCCGTGGGAAACACGGAATTTGATGAGTCAGTCAGGATATGAAGATGTAATTGATTCGTGTCGCGCAAACCTGCTTGCCCAAGAAGCTAGACTAAACCGATGGCAGATTGAGCATCCGAATCCGCGCAGCGTCATATCGAATTGGGGGGCACGCCTGGGAACTGAGTGGAAAGGCTTATCTGCGTCCTAAAATTTCTTGTGGAGACACTCGGGTGTTCTGACATTAGACTTGGAATCGTGGGTCATTCTGCCGAAACAACGAAACCGCTTCCTCCATCAACCACACGGATTTCGAGCGCATTCCCATGACGCAGCAGACCGTAACTCAATCGTGTCAGAAAAAAAAATCGCGTTGCGGCTCTTAGAAACGATAGCAGTTTTTGAAACGAATCCCTCCATCTTTTCTTGCCAAAGGCGAGGAACACGATTGAAGCCACATGAACAGAAACGCAGACAAACATATCCAGAACGAACGCAAGGAGAAGGAGAAGCGGAAGGGGAATCCAGATATTCCGCTCCGATTTGACTGCATCTCCGTTGAGGATGCGAACTCTTAGAACGAGTGCGACACGCCGCTGACTTAACCTGCTCATGATGCCCTCCAGTCGTGACATTACTCGATGCGAATCGTCACGCCGTCATTTCCATCAAGTACCGACACAAAGTCAAATGTCCCGATATCTTCGAGTTCGTCAATCCCTTCTTCAATCACTCCACAGATGGTGGTGAAAGTCTCAACGAAGTCAAAATTAGCGTATTTCTCACGAATCAGTTGGGCAGATTCCTCAAACTGCTTATTTTGACTTATTGCGAGATCGACCATGAGTGGTATCAGCTTTGCAGACGGCGGCAGGAGCCGTCCTGCCAACTTTACAAGAGATAGCGGTAGTGCAACACACACGGCTGGTGCTTCTAAATCACCGTCGAATACGAGAATCTTCAATGATTTCCCTTTGTAACTGCCAGATTCTGGCTGCGTTGATGTAGTTTGTGTATCCATTGTTGTTCCTCCTACTGTTTCTAAGGTTGAGTTAATTGAATAACGTGTGACGCCTCAGGCTGTTAATCGGTTGATATGTCAATTTCGTCAGCGGATTCAAGTGATACAATATATTTGGATAAACCCGTTTCAGCGGATTTCGATGAGATTTGGCGAGTGAACGGCGTGATGATTCAATCGAATGCAGTGTTTGAGTTTTCGAGAAATGGCTCCATCTCACTAGCACGGTGTGAATTCGCTGGAATACGATTGCAAAAGCGCGAAGGTAGATTCTAGGCGGTAATAAAATTAAACTAACAATCATTGTGGCGAACGCTTTGAGGAATCTTGTCAATTGTCCGCTAGCGAGTTGCCTTGATACATTTGTGATGTATACTAGCTCTTGAGAGAAGTCCCACGACGATGCGGTCCCCTCTATTCTCTCCATCACGTTATCCGCCAAATCTGAAGGGGCGTCAAGCTGTGGGTAGCTTTCGATGCCGCGGAGAGTCGCTTGTAGGTATTCCATCTTCTGCTTGCAACCATTACAGGCGAGCAGATGGACTTCAAACTGAGAAATACGCTCGTCATCGAGCGCCGCATCTATGTATAATTGAGACAGCTCTTCAAAATTTTTACAATCCATGGTTCATATTTTTCCTTCTACAAAGGCTTGCAACTTCGATTTTAGCAGTTCTCTTGCGCGAAAGATATGGGTTTTCACCGTTCCCATCGGAATTTCCATCACCTGCGAGATCTCTTCGTAGGAAAGTCCGTTGAGGTGAAAGAGCGTGATAACCAACCGATACCGGTGCGGGAGTTTGTTAATAGCCTCGTGAACGATGGATTGGGTTTCCCGCTGCTCAATCAACTCCAACGGCGATGGCGTTGAATCGGCAATCTGAAAACTGTAATCTGTTGCCAGTTGCTTATCAAGTGAAGCCATATTTTCATGGCGCAAACGATTAAGGCACTCGTTCCGAGCAATTCGACATAGCCATGTTTTTAGGCGGGCGTCACCGCGAAATTGCTTCAGGGAACGATATGCCTTCAGGAACGTATCCTGTGTTGCATCATCCGCCTCCTCAAACTGTCGGAGCATACGATAACACAGGTTGAAGATATGCTGTTGGTGACGCTCAATCAACAGCCTGAACAACTGTGCCTCGCCTCTACACACCCGTTTGACTAATTCGTTATCATCCGCTTGACTTGCATCGGTTGAGTGGGATAAAGTTCTATCGTCTTTCCGACAATCTGTTTGTGGCATCGGCTTATCTCGTTTGTGACAATTTAACGTTCAGAATAGATAGACACAGATGGTCAGTATATGTTTCAAAAAAGTTTGGAACGCTTCTCTTTATCGGTTGCAAACTGCATCACCGATAAAACGAATACACTTCGATGTCCCACAGGAGTCGAATAAGCACCCACCCACCACCGATGATAAACTCTCCAAGAATCAATCCCAAAAAGAGAGGGAACGCTTTTCGATATAGACGGATTCCACCCGCTTTAAGCAACACGGTCTTGACTGCCCACGCGATGAATATCGAAAACCAGAGTCTTCCCATCGTCCACCGCTCAACACTGAGGAGGTAGCCCGCTGGATGAAAAGGCAGGAGGGGAAATCGTGTTCGTAGCCACCAGAGGAAACCGGTAAAGAAGAAACCAAATCCTGTAAAAACGACGCCCGGAATGTCTGTGTCGGTCGGATGATAAAGCCAACTTTGTAGGAGATTATACCCACCAGTGCCCAAGCCACTGACCACGCCGATTTCGTAGCCGACAACGAGGTATGCCCAGAAAGCGGCAAGAATTCCCATGACCGTTGCTAACATCATCGCGACAACCAGTCTCCCTGAATTCATCTTTGATTCTTCGGCGATTTTTAACCCTTCGAGGGTATGGGGCATCGGATGGGCACGGGAACCGCGATTAAACGTAAAATAAAACCGCATCATGGTGAGGCTACCGGGGGACAGCCGCCGCGTGCCAAATAGATTGATGAGAAATTCATGCGGTGTGGATCTGACGCGATTCATTGGTGGTCCCACTTCGGCACGAACCCGCGTGATACTCATTCCCAAAAGATAGTAGATAAGAAAATAAATTCCTACGGTCCACAATGCCATTCCACCTTTATACGAAAAAGCCAGCAGAATGATTAACCCGCAGATCAATCCAACAGATGCCCACCGGTATGACATTGGCTCTTTTGACTCGTCAAGCCGGTAAATATTGTCAACGCCAATTTCCGCGGAGGGTTGAGTTTGCCTTCCGTTTCCGCTGTGTTCTCGTTGAAATGAAAAGATGCTCCGACAGATTGAAAGAAAGTAACGTCTTCCGCCATAAAGTGCAAAGCACGCGAGCGCCAA
The nucleotide sequence above comes from Candidatus Poribacteria bacterium. Encoded proteins:
- a CDS encoding sulfatase-like hydrolase/transferase is translated as MNKRPNILFINTDQQSWNAVSAYGNPYVHTPNIDRLHRNGTSFMRSYCSDPVCAATRSSWATGLYTSETGVPFNGGHMHEEIQDIGQILNASGYNAFHCGKWHVPGRNVRESFHTLYYGKRDIGAGGGEYYDSASTHAVIDFLTTYDGNAPFYLQIGYVNPHDVCEYLHNHEEKRIPNPLRQGIVTEDDLPPLPENFHYDESETVLQQVCRRTDDALIHSAILNGVRDWDEFHWRYLIWNYYRFIEKVDAEIGIVLNVLEQTPFCDDTIIVFSADHGEACGSHQMFQKFTLYEESIRVPFIVACLGDGVPVQKNRFDREHFISGVDVVPTVYDYAGIDAPESVQVERGEIPRIGGMSVRPLAEGDVRPWREFAYVESNYWGRAVVADRYKYVTEYKPADPEDFRPPGPDASRLGRAQLFDLQEDPWETRNLMSQSGYEDVIDSCRANLLAQEARLNRWQIEHPNPRSVISNWGARLGTEWKGLSAS
- a CDS encoding zf-HC2 domain-containing protein: MDCKNFEELSQLYIDAALDDERISQFEVHLLACNGCKQKMEYLQATLRGIESYPQLDAPSDLADNVMERIEGTASSWDFSQELVYITNVSRQLASGQLTRFLKAFATMIVSLILLPPRIYLRAFAIVFQRIHTVLVRWSHFSKTQTLHSIESSRRSLAKSHRNPLKRVYPNILYHLNPLTKLTYQPINSLRRHTLFN
- a CDS encoding sigma-70 family RNA polymerase sigma factor, with translation MPQTDCRKDDRTLSHSTDASQADDNELVKRVCRGEAQLFRLLIERHQQHIFNLCYRMLRQFEEADDATQDTFLKAYRSLKQFRGDARLKTWLCRIARNECLNRLRHENMASLDKQLATDYSFQIADSTPSPLELIEQRETQSIVHEAINKLPHRYRLVITLFHLNGLSYEEISQVMEIPMGTVKTHIFRARELLKSKLQAFVEGKI